The following are encoded together in the Pygocentrus nattereri isolate fPygNat1 chromosome 3, fPygNat1.pri, whole genome shotgun sequence genome:
- the echdc1 gene encoding ethylmalonyl-CoA decarboxylase isoform X1: MALCAASHPLLQNTRNALRRCFKQNRAFYSNISGPQEEEIRQKLRIFPGGSVDLQKQESGIAVMTVNNPARMNAFSGSMMLELEERVNELETWTEGKGLIVQGAAGTFCSGSDLNAVRAISNPQDGMKMCMFMQKTLTRLLRLPLISVALVEGKALGGGAELTTACDFRLMTSDAVIQFVHKHMGLVPGWGGAARLVRIVGSQNALKLLGGAKKVDPHLGRQIGLVDEVLSSPLGEGSSLVEAEQWLSQFTKGSAPVIRAVKQVVVSGRELSLEEALRTEKDIFGTVWGGPANLEALAQKTKHK, from the exons ATGGCTTTGTGTGCTGCCAGTCATCCCTTACTCCAGAATACTCGAAATGCTTTGAGGAGGTGTTTCAAGCAGAACAGGGCATTCTACTCCAACATCAGCGGCCCTCAGGAGGAAGAGATTCGTCAGAAACTCCGGATCTTTCCAGGAGGTTCCGTAGATCTTCAGAAACAAGAGTCGGGCATTGCAGTGATGACAGTCAATAATCCTGCACGGATGAATGCTTTCTCAG GCAGCATGATGCTAGAGCTGGAGGAGCGAGTGAATGAGCTGGAGACGTGGACAGAAGGAAAAGGCCTAATTGTGCAAGGGGCTGCTGGAACGTTTTGCTCTGGATCTGACCTGAATGCTGTCAGAGCAATATCAAACCCACAG gATGGCATGAAAATGTGTATGTTCATGCAGAAGACCCTAACAAGACTGCTTAG GTTGCCACTCATATCTGTGGCTTTGGTTGAAGGAAAGGCTTTGGGTGGGGGTGCAGAACTCACTACTGCCTGTGACTTCAG GTTGATGACATCTGATGCTGTAATCCAATTTGTCCATAAACACATGGGCTTGGTGCCTGGATGGGGCGGTGCAGCAAGGCTCGTCCGAATTGTTGGCAGCCAGAATGCCCTGAAATTGCTTGGTGGTGCAAAAAAAGTTGATCCACATTTGGGGAGGCAGATTGGACTAGTCGATGAAGTGTTGAGTTCTCCTCTCGGTGAAGGCAGTTCCCTGGTGGAGGCAGAGCAGTGGCTGAGCCAGTTCACAAAGGGATCTGCTCCGGTAATCAGGGCTGTGAAGCAAGTGGTGGTGTCTGGGAGAGAACTTTCTCTGGAGGAGGCCCTGAGAACCGAAAAGGATATATTTGGGACTGTATGGGGTGGGCCAGCCAACCTTGAGGCTTtggcacaaaaaacaaaacataagtga
- the echdc1 gene encoding ethylmalonyl-CoA decarboxylase isoform X2 — protein MLSQPVSFPGSMMLELEERVNELETWTEGKGLIVQGAAGTFCSGSDLNAVRAISNPQDGMKMCMFMQKTLTRLLRLPLISVALVEGKALGGGAELTTACDFRLMTSDAVIQFVHKHMGLVPGWGGAARLVRIVGSQNALKLLGGAKKVDPHLGRQIGLVDEVLSSPLGEGSSLVEAEQWLSQFTKGSAPVIRAVKQVVVSGRELSLEEALRTEKDIFGTVWGGPANLEALAQKTKHK, from the exons ATGCTTTCTCAG CCTGTCTCTTTTCCAGGCAGCATGATGCTAGAGCTGGAGGAGCGAGTGAATGAGCTGGAGACGTGGACAGAAGGAAAAGGCCTAATTGTGCAAGGGGCTGCTGGAACGTTTTGCTCTGGATCTGACCTGAATGCTGTCAGAGCAATATCAAACCCACAG gATGGCATGAAAATGTGTATGTTCATGCAGAAGACCCTAACAAGACTGCTTAG GTTGCCACTCATATCTGTGGCTTTGGTTGAAGGAAAGGCTTTGGGTGGGGGTGCAGAACTCACTACTGCCTGTGACTTCAG GTTGATGACATCTGATGCTGTAATCCAATTTGTCCATAAACACATGGGCTTGGTGCCTGGATGGGGCGGTGCAGCAAGGCTCGTCCGAATTGTTGGCAGCCAGAATGCCCTGAAATTGCTTGGTGGTGCAAAAAAAGTTGATCCACATTTGGGGAGGCAGATTGGACTAGTCGATGAAGTGTTGAGTTCTCCTCTCGGTGAAGGCAGTTCCCTGGTGGAGGCAGAGCAGTGGCTGAGCCAGTTCACAAAGGGATCTGCTCCGGTAATCAGGGCTGTGAAGCAAGTGGTGGTGTCTGGGAGAGAACTTTCTCTGGAGGAGGCCCTGAGAACCGAAAAGGATATATTTGGGACTGTATGGGGTGGGCCAGCCAACCTTGAGGCTTtggcacaaaaaacaaaacataagtga